Part of the Chloroflexia bacterium SDU3-3 genome, CTCTCGCCGGTCATGGCGGCGGGCTTGGGCAGGCCCATCAGGTCGAGCACCGTGGGGGCGATGTCGGCCAGCTTACCACCCGCGCGCAGCGACACCTGCCCGAGGCCCAGGCCAGCATCCGCCGGGGCGATCAGGAAGGTGGGCACGGGGTTGGTGGTGTGGGCGGTGTGCGGGCCGCCGGTCGCCGGGTCGATCATCAGCTCGGCGTTGCCGTGGTCGGCCATCACGATCGCCGCGCCGCCCTTGGCCAGCAGCGCCTCGATGATCTGGCCGGTGCACTCATCCACCACCTCGCAGGCCTTGATCACCGCCGGGATGACGCCGGTGTGACCGACCATGTCGGGGTTGGCGAAGTTGACCAGGATAAAGTCGTACTTCTCGGACTCGATGGCCTTCAGCACCTCGTCGCGCACGCCGTGGGCGCTCATCTCGGGCTTGAGGTCGTAGGTGGCCACGTCGCGCGGCGAGGGCACCACCTGCCAGTCCTCGCCGGGGTGCGGCTCCTCGCGCCCGCCGTTGAAGAAGAAGGTGACGTGCGGGTACTTCTCGGTCTCCGCCGAGTGGAACTGGCTGAGGCCAGCATCGCTGATCACGCGGGCCAGCGGCATGGCCACATCGTCGTTCTCGAAGGCCACGTGCACTGGCAGATCCTTCTCGTACTCGGTCATGGTCACGAAGTAGAGATCTTTGAGCAGCTCGCGCTCGAAGCCGTCGAACTTGGGCAGCGTGAACACACGGGTGAGCTGGCGACCACGATCCGAGCGGAAGTTGAAGAAGATCACCGTGTCGCCCGGCTTCACGGTGGCCACCGGCGCACCAGCGGCATCCACGATCACGGCGGGCTTGATGAACTCGTCGGTCACGCCCTCGTCGTACGAGCGCTGGATGGCGGTGAGCGCGTCGCTGGCCGGGGTACCGATGCCGTTGACCAGCAGATCGTAGGCCAGCTTGGTGCGCTCCCAGCGCTTATCGCGGTCCATGGCGTAGTAGCGCCCGATCACGCTGGCCACCTGGCCCACATTCTTCTCGTGCATGAAGCTCAGCAGGTCGCGCGCGAAGGCGATGCCGCTCTGGGGCGGGGCGTCGCGGCCATCGGTGAACATGTGGACGTAGACCTGCTCGACGCCGGTGCGCACGGCCATCTCCAGCAGGGCCTTCTCGTGGTTCACGTGGCTGTGCACGCCGCCCGAGCCGAGCAGGCCGATGATGTGGACCTGGCCATCGTTCTTCTTGGCGTGGTTGTAGGCATCCACAAGCACGCCATCCTCGAAGAAGGTGCCGTCCTCGATCGAGTCGTCGATGATCGTGATGTCCTGGCGCACCACAAAGCCAGCGCCGAGGTTGGTGTGGCCCACCTCGGAGTTGCCCATCTGGCCCATGGGCAGGCCCACATACTTCTCGGCGGCGCGCACCAGAGTCCAGGGGTAGGCCTTGCGCCATGCGTCGTCGTTGGGGGTGTTGGCCAGCTTCACGCCATTGGCCTCGGTCTCCTCGCGCTCACCCCAGCCGTCGCGGATCACCAGCATCACAGGCCGTATATTACGTCGAGCGGTCACGGATCTTCCCTTTCATCTATTCCATCAGC contains:
- a CDS encoding 2,3-bisphosphoglycerate-independent phosphoglycerate mutase, with protein sequence MLVIRDGWGEREETEANGVKLANTPNDDAWRKAYPWTLVRAAEKYVGLPMGQMGNSEVGHTNLGAGFVVRQDITIIDDSIEDGTFFEDGVLVDAYNHAKKNDGQVHIIGLLGSGGVHSHVNHEKALLEMAVRTGVEQVYVHMFTDGRDAPPQSGIAFARDLLSFMHEKNVGQVASVIGRYYAMDRDKRWERTKLAYDLLVNGIGTPASDALTAIQRSYDEGVTDEFIKPAVIVDAAGAPVATVKPGDTVIFFNFRSDRGRQLTRVFTLPKFDGFERELLKDLYFVTMTEYEKDLPVHVAFENDDVAMPLARVISDAGLSQFHSAETEKYPHVTFFFNGGREEPHPGEDWQVVPSPRDVATYDLKPEMSAHGVRDEVLKAIESEKYDFILVNFANPDMVGHTGVIPAVIKACEVVDECTGQIIEALLAKGGAAIVMADHGNAELMIDPATGGPHTAHTTNPVPTFLIAPADAGLGLGQVSLRAGGKLADIAPTVLDLMGLPKPAAMTGESLVVRK